The Zygotorulaspora mrakii chromosome 3, complete sequence genome includes a region encoding these proteins:
- the APC11 gene encoding anaphase promoting complex subunit 11 (similar to Saccharomyces cerevisiae APC11 (YDL008W); ancestral locus Anc_3.190) produces MKVTIKEVHSVFAWSWLISNHAKENGESKNDVDDEEDVCGICRASFNATCPGCTYPGDECPLVVGDCNHSFHVHCIYRWLDTTSSKGLCPMCRQPFQLKRGLAINDSHIKKFQDLHLRRTQGQAQEALAEGDEEALGRVADQQSHGNGIIDEQGDVIMEQGLVVR; encoded by the coding sequence ATGAAGGTCACTATAAAGGAAGTGCACAGCGTTTTTGCATGGTCGTGGCTTATTTCAAACCATGCCAAGGAAAATGGGGAGAGTAAGAATGatgttgatgatgaggaggaCGTTTGCGGAATCTGCCGAGCAAGTTTCAATGCCACATGCCCTGGCTGCACTTATCCTGGAGATGAATGCCCACTAGTAGTAGGAGACTGTAACCATAGTTTTCACGTTCATTGTATATACAGATGGCTAGATACCACATCATCTAAGGGTTTGTGTCCAATGTGCCGACAACCCTTTCAATTAAAGCGGGGTTTGGCTATCAATGATTCTCACATCAAGAAGTTCCAAGACTTGCATTTGCGGCGAACACAGGGACAAGCGCAAGAAGCCCTAGCTGAAGGTGATGAAGAGGCGCTAGGCCGTGTTGCTGATCAACAGAGCCATGGAAACGGCATAATAGATGAGCAAGGAGATGTAATAATGGAACAGGGTCTAGTTGTTAGATAG
- a CDS encoding glutaredoxin (similar to Saccharomyces cerevisiae YBR014C and YDL010W; ancestral locus Anc_3.189), protein MAGITLNKRNLRVLSITALLLLLVFFVIQTANTTMPALGKTDIEIPADAGPTVLDSVKGNSLPESPISTGKEKKKGSSVEVKETLQDNTHDPAKEYGMMLEQSPVIIFSKTTCPYSKKLKSLLEKEYSFVPTYAVIDLDIHKMGKTLQKYIEEKTGRGTVPNLVINGVSRGGCDEITALHNAGTLLASLEEWSNKNYKVEQLEKPSNN, encoded by the coding sequence ATGGCTGGAATTACATTAAACAAGAGGAATCTAAGAGTGCTTAGTATCACGGCGTTGCTGCTTTTGCTAGTCTTTTTCGTGATTCAAACTGCAAATACAACAATGCCAGCACTTGGAAAAACAGACATTGAAATACCAGCAGACGCTGGTCCTACTGTTTTAGATTCCGTCAAGGGCAACAGTTTGCCAGAAAGCCCCATATCGACAGgtaaggaaaagaaaaagggCTCCTCTGTTGAGGTAAAAGAAACATTGCAAGACAACACACATGATCCCGCTAAGGAATACGGTATGATGCTGGAGCAATCCCCCGTTATTATCTTTAGCAAGACTACCTGTCCTTACAgtaaaaaattgaagtcGCTTTTGGAAAAGGAGTACTCGTTTGTCCCAACCTATGCTGTTATCGATTTGGATATCCATAAAATGGGCAAAACCTTGCAAAAGTATATCGAAGAGAAAACTGGACGTGGTACCGTACCAAATTTAGTCATCAATGGAGTATCAAGAGGTGGCTGTGATGAAATTACAGCACTTCACAATGCCGGTACACTCCTGGCCTCTTTGGAGGAATGGAGTAATAAAAACTACAAAGTTGAGCAACTGGAAAAGCCATCGAATAATTAA
- the MNN2 gene encoding alpha-1,2-mannosyltransferase MNN2 (similar to Saccharomyces cerevisiae MNN2 (YBR015C); ancestral locus Anc_3.188) has protein sequence MAVITRRYGKALKLSLFFLVVCVVFLFTSEYMEDSVSEYRDYLRNSLAKAKGTDLKESSQDTGNGDHSMEPTAEDNGKILAQKASETSQKLKNFYEEVFRFIEAYSPQGATAKKYRKACRLKGDIGFRPENYAEWSALTEESLSNCLEVSREEASMLKQSHASYVDAVSTLVLPKDSYKGKGIVTVGGGRFSIMALLIIKTLRKLNTQLPVEVFIPPNDEGETDFCENVLPKLNAKCIHLSDTLPKSTLDSFEFNGYQFKSLSLISSSFEDVLFLDADNFPVKSLNHIFDQEPYKSTGFVLWPDYWRRTTQPIYYDIADIPITKKRTRNCFDDLTPTQVYTRNINDLSDIPFHDLAGTIPDVSTESGQLMINKSTHLPTILLALYYNVNGPKWFYPMFSQKAAGEGDKETFLAAATFYGLHFYQVKTVVGAEGYHQPNNEGFRGVAMLQHDFSQDYQLYQKAAKAILTKYGSSGRISYDKKYSLDAFYKTYFDGDLVDRADVMFAHSNAPKFEPYGLWKGNELVYDGKHVRSFTALKKINNYDIELENFREMDTEICKNRIKFKYLIESLKDEKEWKSMCAYVSERLLFLESTHQEAIGSGTSQ, from the coding sequence ATGGCTGTGATTACTAGACGGTACGGCAAGGCATTGAAACTGTCGCTGTTCTTTCTGGTGGTCTGTGTGGTTTTCCTGTTCACCAGCGAGTACATGGAGGATTCAGTGAGCGAGTATCGCGACTATTTACGCAATTCGCTGGCAAAAGCGAAGGGTACGGACCTGAAAGAGTCGTCGCAAGACACAGGAAATGGCGACCACAGTATGGAACCGACAGCGGAGGATAATGGGAAAATTTTGGCGCAGAAAGCTTCGGAAACGTCACAAAAACTGAAGAACTTCTATGAGGAAGTGTTTCGCTTCATTGAGGCTTACTCTCCACAGGGAGCCACGGCGAAGAAATACAGAAAAGCGTGTCGCTTGAAGGGCGATATCGGATTCAGACCTGAAAACTACGCAGAATGGTCGGCGCTCACCGAGGAGAGTTTATCCAATTGCTTAGAAGTCTCCAGGGAGGAAGCTTCGATGCTAAAACAGAGTCATGCGAGCTATGTGGACGCAGTGAGTACACTGGTATTGCCCAAAGATTCATACAAAGGGAAAGGTATTGTGACTGTTGGTGGTGGTAGGTTTTCGATAATGGCGCTGCTAATCATCAAAACGTTGAGAAAGCTGAATACACAATTACCAGTAGAAGTTTTCATACCGCCAAATGACGAAGGAGAAACGGATTTTTGTGAAAACGTGTTGCCAAAACTCAATGCGAAGTGTATTCATCTATCGGATACCTTGCCAAAGAGTACATTGGATAGCTTTGAGTTCAACGGATATCAATTCAAATCGTTATCGTTGATTTCATCCAGCTTTGAGGATGTTCTGTTTTTAGATGCTGATAATTTCCCAGTCAAGTCATTGAATCACATCTTTGATCAAGAGCCGTACAAATCTACAGGATTTGTGCTGTGGCCAGATTATTGGAGAAGAACCACGCAACCAATTTACTATGATATAGCTGATATTCCAATCACCAAAAAGCGCACTCGTAATTGCTTCGATGATTTAACGCCAACACAAGTCTATACAAGGAATATCAATGATTTATCGGATATACCATTTCATGATTTAGCGGGTACTATACCGGATGTTTCAACCGAATCAGGTCAGCTTATGATCAATAAATCTACACATTTACCAACAATTCTTCTAGCGCTTTATTATAATGTAAATGGGCCAAAATGGTTTTATCCAATGTTTTCGCAAAAAGCAGCTGGCGAAGGTGATAAGGAAACTTTTTTAGCTGCCGCAACTTTTTATGGACTCCATTTTTATCAAGTCAAAACAGTCGTTGGTGCGGAAGGCTATCACCAGCCAAACAATGAGGGATTTCGTGGTGTTGCAATGTTGCAACATGATTTTTCACAAGATTACcaattatatcaaaaagcAGCAAAGGCGATATTGACAAAGTACGGTTCAAGTGGAAGGATTTCTTATGATAAAAAGTATTCGTTGGACGCATTTTACAAAACATATTTTGACGGCGATTTAGTCGACCGTGCAGACGTTATGTTTGCACATTCAAACGCTCCTAAATTTGAACCTTATGGTCTATGGAAAGGAAATGAACTAGTTTATGATGGCAAGCATGTTAGGTCTTTTACGGCACTTAAAAAGATCAACAACTATGATattgaattggaaaatttcagaGAGATGGATACAGAAATATGTAAAAATAGGATCAAATTTAAGTACTTGATCGAATCTTTaaaggatgaaaaagaGTGGAAATCAATGTGTGCATATGTTTCAGAAAGACTTTTATTCCTGGAATCAACTCATCAAGAAGCAATAGGCTCAGGCACTTCTCAATGA
- the SLX5 gene encoding SUMO-targeted ubiquitin ligase complex subunit SLX5 (similar to Saccharomyces cerevisiae SLX5 (YDL013W); ancestral locus Anc_3.186), whose translation MLADPQETLVDRQIPHTNNNENFSSVICIESDQEEDERIREENRPTRLGVDRRLGRARDAMNRFLNSNGTNIALQQISYDAHGAGATVGNSCDDDDDDDDDLAIVGEVNRPMNHDTPIDSSAEFVDLDEEVEEQQRHPTAILVHRPLNEEYHETEGDDDALEIIQERTAGPRVRLNLPGGETIEISASPTDRPIRRSFEWQQNLRQSRRQMLRRSARRARQLLFEPEDSDSQEESDSVRLPPNILLFRRQEQLRQRQAQRRRYEQATENANTESSDSGLAEIRRRINSHPPDVRSAFEHAQSLHEFRSILQNVAPITLQECDADLIALFTEYRSRVVERWAEDRVRTNREEARANRDSFNRLTTRNNGRFLRSHVGTESSVAGGSLGSYIMMNVNRPPNHFGNWDHDYDDNDEEARTQSIMNMIQEREEMEHDMRTKKFMEKTKSQQDQFMKKSMALPDGYSASFDTEPKIKMEIVKDGKPQTVIVEDFELASKCEDVPVCCLCGVELGIGIPEDFHGISKVDRGVSFECLVYRYGFHCPYQSLSKPSQLDRDLSKRTFVASCGHTFCGRCFARIDNARSKSRMAKKKLAELRGSSHPDNYGPKTCPAPNCRACLRSRGKMREAFF comes from the coding sequence ATGTTGGCGGATCCGCAGGAAACACTAGTGGACAGGCAGATACCACACACAAACAATAATGAGAACTTTTCTTCGGTGATCTGTATAGAGAGTGATCAAGAAGAGGATGAAAGGATACGTGAAGAAAATAGACCTACCAGACTTGGCGTTGATAGGCGGCTCGGTAGAGCAAGAGATGCGATGAATAGGtttttaaattcaaatgGGACAAATATAGCACTACAACAAATATCATATGATGCACACGGAGCTGGTGCTACTGTCGGGAACAGttgtgatgatgatgatgatgatgatgatgatttagCAATAGTGGGAGAGGTGAATAGGCCTATGAATCATGACACACCTATCGATTCTAGCGCTGAGTTTGTGGATCtggatgaagaagttgaagaacAGCAGAGGCATCCAACAGCAATTCTTGTGCACAGGCCTCTCAATGAAGAATATCACGAAACTGAAGGAGATGATGATGCATTGGAAATTATACAGGAGAGAACAGCAGGTCCAAGGGTTAGGTTGAATCTTCCTGGTGGCGAAACGATCGAAATTAGCGCATCGCCAACCGACAGACCAATCAGaagatcttttgaatgGCAACAGAATCTGCGGCAATCACGTCGCCAAATGCTGCGAAGAAGTGCTCGAAGAGCTAGACAGTTGTTGTTTGAGCCTGAAGACAGCGATTCTCAAGAAGAGAGTGATTCTGTTCGCTTACCGCCAAACATTCTGCTATTTAGGCGACAGGAACAGCTGCGTCAGAGACAAGCACAAAGGAGGCGATACGAACAAGCAACTGAAAATGCAAATACCGAGAGCAGTGATTCAGGACTTGCTGAAATACGAAGAAGAATTAACTCACATCCACCAGATGTTCGGAGCGCATTTGAGCATGCACAATCCTTACATGAGTTCAGATCTATTTTGCAAAACGTTGCACCCATTACACTGCAAGAATGCGATGCCGACTTGATAGCACTTTTCACTGAATATCGGAGCAGAGTGGTTGAGCGTTGGGCAGAAGATAGAGTGAGAACCAATAGGGAAGAGGCAAGAGCCAACCGTGATAGCTTCAATCGACTGACGACTCGTAATAATGGAAGATTTTTAAGAAGCCATGTTGGTACAGAAAGCTCAGTTGCAGGGGGAAGTTTAGGAAGTTACATCATGATGAATGTAAATAGACCGCCAAATCATTTTGGTAACTGGGATCATGACTacgatgataatgatgaagaagccAGAACGCAAAGCATAATGAATATGATACAAGagagagaagaaatggaGCATGATATGAGaaccaaaaaattcatgGAAAAGACAAAATCGCAGCAGGATCaatttatgaaaaaatcgatGGCATTACCGGATGGATACAGCGCGTCCTTCGACACAGAGccaaaaatcaaaatggaaatcGTGAAAGATGGAAAGCCGCAAACGGTTATTGTAGAAGACTTTGAACTGGCGAGCAAATGCGAGGATGTTCCAGTATGTTGCCTTTGTGGTGTTGAGTTGGGCATTGGTATCCCGGAAGATTTTCACGGCATCAGTAAAGTGGATCGTGGCGTTTCGTTTGAATGCTTGGTATACCGATACGGATTTCACTGTCCATATCAGAGTTTATCGAAACCTTCGCAATTGGATAGGGATCTATCCAAAAGAACTTTTGTCGCTTCCTGCGGACATACGTTCTGCGGCAGGTGTTTTGCACGCATCGATAACGCCAGATCCAAGAGCAGAATggcaaagaagaagctAGCAGAATTAAGGGGCAGCTCGCACCCTGATAACTACGGACCTAAGACCTGCCCAGCTCCTAATTGCAGAGCTTGTTTGAGATCAAGGGGGAAAATGAGAGAAGCATTCTTCTAG
- the NOP1 gene encoding rRNA methyltransferase NOP1 (similar to Saccharomyces cerevisiae NOP1 (YDL014W); ancestral locus Anc_3.185), which produces MSFRPGSRGGARGGRGGSRGGFGGGARGGSRGGSRGGFGGGARGGSRGGFGGGRGGSRGGPRGGSRGGPRGGPRGGARGGARGGAKVVLEPHKHAGVYIARGKEDLLVTKNMAPGESVYGEKRVSVEEPSKEDGVPPTKVEYRVWNPFRSKLAAGIMGGLDELFIAPGKKVLYLGAASGTSVSHVSDVVGPEGVVYAVEFSHRPGRELISMAKKRPNVIPIIEDARHPQKYRMLVGMVDCVFADVAQPDQARIIALNSHMFLKDQGGVVISIKANCIDSTVDAETVFAREIQKLREERIKPLEQLTLEPYERDHCIVIGRYMRSGLKK; this is translated from the coding sequence ATGTCGTTTAGACCAGGTAGTAGAGGTGGTGCCCGCGGTGGCCGTGGTGGTTCCAGAGGTGGATTCGGTGGTGGTGCCCGCGGTGGCTCCAGAGGTGGTTCCAGAGGTGGATTCGGTGGTGGTGCCCGCGGTGGCTCCAGAGGTGGATTTGGTGGTGGCCGTGGTGGTTCTCGCGGTGGCCCTCGTGGCGGCTCTCGTGGAGGTCCTCGTGGGGGTCCTCGCGGTGGTGCTCGTGGTGGTGCTCGAGGTGGTGCCAAGGTTGTTCTTGAACCACATAAGCATGCTGGTGTCTACATTGCCAGAGGTAAAGAAGATCTTTTGGTCACCAAAAATATGGCCCCGGGTGAGTCTGTTTACGGTGAAAAGAGAGTTTCTGTTGAAGAACCATCCAAAGAAGACGGTGTTCCCCCAACAAAGGTTGAATACCGTGTGTGGAATCCTTTCAGATCCAAGCTTGCTGCTGGTATAATGGGAGGTCTGGACGAATTATTCATTGCACCAGGTAAAAAAGTTTTGTATCTAGGTGCTGCCTCTGGTACTTCTGTTTCCCATGTTTCAGATGTTGTTGGACCGGAAGGTGTTGTTTACGCCGTCGAATTTTCTCACAGACCAGGTAGAGAATTGATTTCTATGGCTAAGAAGAGACCAAACGTTATTCCAATTATCGAAGATGCTAGACATCCACAAAAATACAGAATGCTTGTCGGTATGGTCGACTGTGTGTTCGCAGATGTTGCTCAACCAGATCAAGCTCGTATCATCGCTTTGAATTCTCATATGTTCTTGAAAGATCAAGGTGGTGTTGTTATCTCCATTAAGGCCAACTGTATCGACTCCACTGTTGATGCAGAAACTGTCTTTGCAAGagaaatccaaaaattgCGTGAAGAACGTATCAAACCTTTGGAACAACTGACTTTGGAACCTTATGAAAGAGATCATTGTATCGTTATTGGTAGATATATGAGAAGtggtttgaagaaataa
- the TSC13 gene encoding trans-2-enoyl-CoA reductase (NADPH) TSC13 (similar to Saccharomyces cerevisiae TSC13 (YDL015C); ancestral locus Anc_3.184), producing MSLVVKSRSKSLKDTTVELDGSDKPSLGSILKKVSENNGKINPNRLRLTYLKESKQIPINSDTFFEDGLNVGGAQLFAKDLGPQISWRLVFLVEYLGPILIHSLLYYLSQQPYYLEKFHCKSVRYNPLLNRCVYSLVMIHYIKREFETLFIHQFSQSTMPLFNIFKNSFHYWVLNGAIALGYFGWGFVISDSKLFSFYSSIHLASLRTLIALFLLSECWNFYVHLKLRLWGDAQKAKGITTRVPIDSGLFKIFVAPNYTFEVFAWISFAMIFKLNAFSLIFVTVSSIQMYSWAQKKNRKYGTKRAFLIPFIF from the coding sequence ATGTCACTTGTAGTGAAATCGCGCtccaaaagtttgaaagataCTACAGTGGAATTAGATGGTAGTGACAAGCCTAGTTTAGGTAGCATCCTGAAGAAGGTTTCCGAGAATAACGGCAAAATAAATCCTAACAGGTTACGATTAACGTACTTGAAGGAGTCCAAACAGATTCCAATCAATAGTGATACCTTCTTTGAAGACGGTTTAAATGTGGGCGGCGCACAATTGTTTGCGAAAGACTTGGGTCCTCAAATATCCTGGAGACTCGTTTTTTTGGTGGAATACCTTGGCCCAATTTTAATTCATAGTTTGTTGTATTATTTGTCACAGCAGCCctattatttggaaaagtttCACTGTAAATCTGTCCGGTACAACCCACTTCTAAACAGATGTGTGTACAGTTTGGTGATGATCCATTAcatcaaaagagaatttgAGACCTTGTTTATTCATCAGTTTTCTCAATCTACCATGCCattattcaatattttcaaaaattcctTCCATTACTGGGTATTGAATGGTGCGATCGCATTAGGATATTTCGGTTGGGGATTTGTCATTAGCGACTCCAAGCTTTTCAGCTTTTACAGCAGTATACATTTGGCAAGCTTAAGGACTTTGATAGCTTTATTCCTATTGAGTGAGTGTTGGAACTTCTATGtccatttgaaattgcGTTTGTGGGGAGATGctcaaaaagcaaaaggAATAACAACCCGTGTTCCAATCGATAGTGGgctattcaaaatatttgtgGCTCCAAACTACACTTTTGAAGTGTTTGCATGGATCAGTTTTGCCATGATTTTTAAGCTCAATGCTTTTTCACTTATTTTTGTAACTGTTTCATCCATTCAAATGTATTCATGggctcaaaaaaagaacagaaaatatggaaCAAAGAGGGCCTTTTTGATTCCATTTATCTTTTAA
- the CDC7 gene encoding serine/threonine protein kinase CDC7 (similar to Saccharomyces cerevisiae CDC7 (YDL017W); ancestral locus Anc_3.183) encodes MKQTTAEDVPAEIKEEMNQLYNDIQGLKEDYELVDKIGEGTFSSVYKAKDIKGKICSKYSSHFWSQDSKFVALKKIYVTSSPQRIYNELNLLYILTGSTRVAPLCDATRVKDQVIAVLPYYPHEEFRHFYRDLPIKGIKMYLWELLQALSFVHSKNIIHRDVKPTNFLYNPYLGRGVLVDFGLAEVQTETPTCHLEEDGTFSVKNCRNQEQFCPCSMRDIAGTNQGAFAPMITIQNGKVVYLNNVNGVNLTKGYPKNETRRIKRANRAGTRGFRAPEVLMKCGSQTTKIDVWSVGVILSSLLSRRFPLFQSLDDTDSLLELCAIFGSKKIRKCAAIHGLGFEISGLKYIKESGYPDGLKGFVHDLLKKECQGGTLPDYSIAFETYEYLSQELHGERTIEPKLPDCKATPEGPEAYELKRYQEEIWTDHYWCFQLLEQCFEMDPQKRSSANELLRDAFFNELNESGVYTEIESTDEDELTADGDLDYRDNDVLLISR; translated from the coding sequence ATGAAGCAGACCACAGCTGAAGATGTTCCTgctgaaatcaaagaagaaatgaacCAACTGTACAATGACATTCAAGGTTTGAAAGAAGACTATGAACTGGTGGACAAGATTGGTGAAGGTACTTTTTCATCGGTCTACAAAGCCAAGGATATAAAAGGTAAGATTTGCAGTAAATACAGCTCTCATTTTTGGTCTCAAGATTCCAAGTTTGTTGCGCTCAAGAAAATATATGTTACGTCTTCACCTCAAAGAATTTACAATGAGCTGAATTTACTTTATATTCTTACAGGATCCACACGAGTAGCACCTCTATGTGACGCCACTAGAGTTAAAGACCAAGTGATAGCCGTGTTACCGTATTATCCACATGAGGAATTTCGACATTTTTACAGAGATCTACCAATAAAAGGGATAAAAATGTATCTCTGGGAACTGCTACAGGCATTAAGCTTTGTCCATTCCAAAAACATAATCCATAGAGATGTTAAACCTACAAATTTTCTCTACAATCCGTATTTAGGGCGCGGAGTTCTGGTTGATTTTGGACTGGCGGAAGTGCAAACTGAGACTCCAACATGTCACTTGGAGGAGGATGGTACCTTCTCTGTGAAAAACTGTAGAAATCAAGAACAGTTTTGTCCCTGTTCTATGCGAGACATTGCAGGTACCAATCAAGGCGCTTTCGCACCGATGATTACAATTCAGAATGGGAAGGTTGTATATCTTAATAATGTAAACGGTGTAAACCTGACCAAGGGTTATCctaaaaatgaaactcGGAGAATAAAAAGGGCCAATAGAGCAGGAACTCGTGGTTTTCGTGCACCGGAAGTTCTAATGAAATGTGGCTCGCAAACCACAAAGATAGACGTCTGGTCAGTGGGTGTTATTCTTTCGAGTTTGTTGTCAAGAAGATTCCCACTGTTTCAAAGCTTAGATGACACAGATTCGTTACTAGAATTATGTGCCATATTTGGTTCCAAAAAGATACGCAAATGTGCTGCCATACATGGATTAGGCTTCGAAATCAGCGGACTTAAATATATCAAGGAAAGTGGATATCCTGATGGTCTAAAAGGCTTTGTTCATGATTTGCttaaaaaagaatgtcAAGGGGGAACTTTGCCTGACTATAGTATTGCATTTGAAACTTATGAGTACTTGTCGCAAGAATTACACGGTGAGCGTACCATAGAACCCAAATTGCCGGATTGCAAAGCAACTCCCGAGGGACCGGAGGCATATGAACTGAAAAGGtatcaagaagaaatatGGACGGATCACTATTGGTGTTTCCAGCTGTTAGAGCAGTGTTTTGAAATGGACCCGCAGAAAAGAAGTTCCGCAAATGAGCTTCTTCGCGATGCATTCTTCAATGAATTAAATGAAAGTGGTGTTTATACCGAAATTGAAAGCACTGATGAAGACGAACTCACAGCGGATGGCGATCTCGACTATCGAGATAATGATGTTCTACTAATATCTCGGTGA
- the ERP3 gene encoding Erp3p (similar to Saccharomyces cerevisiae ERP3 (YDL018C); ancestral locus Anc_3.182), with the protein MQSWTFWILWLVTANISAGSPITFELKKGQKECFYTLTTDIDCTISYYFAVQQASSSDLNVDYEIFGPGDKYSPLFQRRGERQGEWSFLGEHKGEYKFCFDGRNDDSKIIDLQIKSVCNREDDYRSSKRKARKERRNLWKSDKDPLKASLENSVDQIERRLYQLENTMDYYKKRNIRNNYTVRSTDRRIVTFSLYGIILLALMSLGQVIVLQWFFQKARDQVV; encoded by the coding sequence ATGCAGTCATGGactttttggattttgtgGCTTGTAACAGCCAATATAAGCGCTGGTTCACCCATAACGTTTGAGCTGAAAAAGGGTCAGAAAGAATGTTTCTACACTCTAACGACGGACATCGATTGCACAATTTCTTATTACTTCGCCGTCCAGCAAGCATCGTCCAGTGACTTGAATGTCGACTATGAAATCTTTGGTCCAGGTGATAAATACTCCCCATTATTTCAGAGAAGAGGCGAACGTCAGGGAGAATGGTCATTTCTGGGGGAACACAAGGGTGAATACAAGTTCTGCTTTGATGGACGCAATGACGATAGCAAAATTATCGACCTCCAAATTAAGAGCGTTTGCAATCGGGAAGATGATTATCGCAGTAGCAAACGTAAGGCAAGAAAGGAGCGAAGGAATTTGTGGAAGTCAGATAAGGATCCATTAAAGGCATCCTTGGAAAATTCAGTAGATCAAATCGAAAGACGTCTGTACCAGCTTGAGAATACCATGGATTACTATAAGAAAAGGAACATACGAAACAACTATACAGTGCGCTCCACTGATCGAAGAATTGTAACCTTTTCTCTTTATGGTATTATATTGCTAGCACTGATGAGTTTGGGCCAAGTGATTGTGCTTCAATGgtttttccaaaaagcCAGAGATCAAGTTGTTTAG